One stretch of Paenibacillus sp. AN1007 DNA includes these proteins:
- a CDS encoding LacI family DNA-binding transcriptional regulator, whose product MATIKDVAKLAGVALSTASYALNGDSKVSAKTKAKVLEAARELNYRKNGFAMDLKRSRTNTIALILTDLSGPYYSELIRSVQDVALANGYDLIACSSMGGRDSTAVRFLREKRVDGAIILAHNIHDDILVESAGSRFPIIVMDRQLSGDHLVNVLVDGEQGGYLATRRLIRGGHENIAYISGPSNSYDNALRYQGFLRAMREAGLEEKSKWRLNGNFVREGGFNATKMMIMQGELPSAVFYGNDEMAIGGLKAFEESGISVPGDISVIGFDDIQLSEYVHPPLTTIRQPKHEAGSLAGHLLFQMLNGESVNPSYTLTIDLVERGSVSSLHTDESGK is encoded by the coding sequence ATGGCAACGATCAAGGATGTGGCAAAGCTGGCGGGTGTGGCGCTCTCAACTGCTTCCTATGCACTGAACGGGGACAGCAAAGTTAGTGCGAAGACCAAAGCGAAGGTGCTTGAGGCAGCACGAGAACTGAATTACCGTAAAAACGGCTTTGCCATGGATTTGAAACGGAGTCGGACCAATACCATCGCGCTGATTCTGACAGACCTGTCGGGACCATATTACTCAGAGCTGATTCGCAGTGTGCAGGATGTAGCACTGGCGAACGGGTATGATCTGATTGCCTGCAGCTCAATGGGAGGACGGGATTCAACAGCAGTTCGTTTTTTGCGTGAAAAGAGGGTGGACGGAGCCATTATACTGGCTCACAACATCCATGATGACATTCTGGTTGAGTCCGCCGGATCACGCTTCCCGATTATTGTCATGGATCGTCAGCTGTCCGGTGATCATCTGGTCAATGTGCTGGTGGATGGCGAGCAGGGCGGATACCTTGCAACCCGCCGTTTGATCAGAGGTGGTCATGAGAACATCGCTTATATCAGCGGTCCATCCAACTCCTATGATAATGCACTGCGTTACCAAGGTTTCCTGCGTGCGATGCGGGAAGCTGGACTTGAAGAGAAGTCAAAATGGCGTCTGAACGGTAATTTCGTGCGCGAGGGCGGCTTTAATGCAACCAAGATGATGATTATGCAGGGAGAGCTTCCATCAGCCGTATTTTACGGAAACGACGAGATGGCCATTGGAGGGCTGAAAGCATTTGAAGAGAGCGGTATCTCGGTGCCGGGTGACATTTCGGTCATCGGCTTCGATGACATCCAGCTGTCCGAATATGTTCATCCTCCGCTGACAACGATTCGTCAGCCCAAGCACGAGGCTGGATCACTGGCGGGGCATCTGCTGTTCCAGATGCTGAATGGAGAGAGCGTTAATCCATCCTATACGCTAACGATTGATCTGGTGGAGCGTGGTTCTGTAAGTTCTCTGCATACTGACGAGTCAGGAAAATAA
- a CDS encoding AraC family transcriptional regulator, producing the protein MKNKQPADQVNEDSSLVSLPYMKSIPGAPFKLIHLVQLHDREAFAHIEKSWSKLHVLYVITAGQARLIGADGKLTLTPGSAFIRRAGHLLQHDCYRGTLSPVQGIAIAFDFTDQQQRFWPFGAPAPTSSRLIVDKAVELAQVCMTEQNANPFRPHILFYQLLDMLQEQAALVSQPDHSWLDGVLRHIHKMYAHPLTREQLAKASNISPEHFSREFKRYTGLTFVEYVSRLRIRMSQEHLLLGSPTLQEVARLTGYKDSFYLSRKFKQIVGAAPTHYRHTPKKIVSLTFNYTASLLALGCIPHIGAVASWMESGLDEQVQQQMRQYAEHELLAHPQLIAEANPDIIIGYAPHPALDKMRMIAPTILMPFEELDWKQQFIQIGRITGLESRAQAVIQHYHQLVQEANQTLDNLMGKNRGSAVCLFLYGEQGAYVFGHSWGRASHILYESLGFQPPTRMLKDGRLPNGYIHVPLSDIHLYAADHIFAAYPEEAAEQQAVHLQMNSTSWSSLAAIRNGCVYEIDADMFYGFDPLSMVKQLKNIMHHFTSHLSMP; encoded by the coding sequence ATGAAAAACAAACAGCCTGCTGATCAAGTCAACGAAGATTCCTCGCTCGTTTCCTTACCATACATGAAGTCTATTCCTGGCGCTCCATTCAAGCTGATACATCTCGTTCAGCTTCATGACCGTGAAGCATTCGCCCATATCGAGAAATCCTGGAGCAAGCTCCATGTATTATATGTCATAACCGCAGGTCAGGCCAGACTCATCGGAGCAGATGGTAAACTGACACTCACTCCCGGCTCCGCATTCATTCGCCGGGCAGGCCACCTGCTGCAGCATGACTGTTATCGAGGTACTCTATCGCCAGTCCAGGGCATTGCCATCGCCTTCGATTTTACCGATCAACAACAGCGCTTCTGGCCGTTTGGTGCCCCAGCTCCAACATCCAGCCGCTTGATTGTTGACAAGGCAGTAGAACTGGCCCAGGTATGCATGACAGAGCAAAATGCAAATCCGTTCAGACCGCATATTCTTTTCTATCAACTTCTGGATATGCTGCAGGAGCAAGCCGCTCTTGTTTCTCAACCAGATCACTCTTGGCTGGATGGTGTACTCCGCCATATTCATAAGATGTATGCACATCCGTTGACCCGTGAGCAACTGGCTAAAGCCTCGAACATCAGCCCAGAACATTTTTCGCGGGAATTTAAACGCTATACCGGCCTTACCTTTGTCGAGTATGTATCCCGTTTAAGGATCAGGATGTCTCAAGAACATCTGCTGTTGGGAAGTCCTACATTACAGGAAGTGGCTAGACTGACCGGATATAAAGATTCGTTCTATCTAAGCCGCAAGTTCAAACAAATCGTTGGTGCAGCACCAACCCATTACCGGCATACTCCGAAGAAAATCGTCTCTCTGACCTTCAACTACACGGCTTCCCTGCTGGCACTGGGCTGTATTCCCCACATAGGAGCTGTTGCGAGCTGGATGGAATCCGGTCTTGATGAGCAAGTACAACAGCAGATGAGGCAGTATGCGGAGCATGAACTGTTAGCTCATCCGCAGTTGATCGCGGAGGCCAATCCCGACATAATCATCGGCTACGCACCTCATCCAGCTCTGGATAAAATGCGAATGATTGCGCCAACAATTCTGATGCCGTTTGAAGAACTGGACTGGAAGCAGCAGTTTATACAGATCGGTCGAATTACAGGACTGGAGTCCAGGGCCCAAGCTGTCATTCAACATTATCACCAGTTGGTGCAGGAGGCCAATCAGACCTTGGACAATCTGATGGGCAAAAATCGCGGTTCAGCGGTATGTTTATTCCTGTATGGGGAACAAGGTGCATACGTCTTTGGTCATAGTTGGGGCAGAGCTTCTCATATTCTGTATGAGTCTCTTGGATTTCAACCACCGACACGTATGCTCAAGGATGGGCGGCTGCCAAACGGATACATCCATGTGCCTCTGTCCGATATTCATTTGTATGCAGCAGATCACATATTTGCAGCCTATCCTGAGGAAGCTGCAGAACAACAAGCCGTCCATTTACAGATGAATTCAACATCATGGAGCAGCCTTGCGGCCATTCGTAACGGTTGTGTATACGAAATTGATGCAGACATGTTCTACGGTTTTGACCCTCTATCCATGGTAAAGCAACTAAAAAACATAATGCATCATTTCACATCACATCTATCCATGCCTTAG
- a CDS encoding class I SAM-dependent methyltransferase, protein MGSYWEDRFQTEGKVWGETPSVITTKVISSFRQRGVKQVLVLGAGYGRNTKELAKYFKVDGIEVSGAAVKLAREWDTHSNVIHASVLDVKLPQKYDAVFCYNLLHLFKRQERNVIIDKCSEFLRKGGSGFFTVFSDEDSSCGKGSLLEPNTYEYKQGKFAHFFNELDLSHHFANYTILDTGSFREQLHYAHEHSTWIDLRYVSFLKD, encoded by the coding sequence TTGGGATCGTACTGGGAAGATCGATTTCAGACAGAAGGGAAAGTTTGGGGAGAAACCCCCAGTGTAATTACAACCAAAGTCATTTCGTCTTTTCGGCAAAGAGGCGTGAAACAAGTGCTGGTCCTGGGGGCTGGATATGGGCGAAACACGAAGGAATTGGCAAAATATTTCAAGGTTGACGGCATAGAGGTATCTGGAGCTGCGGTTAAACTTGCAAGGGAATGGGATACCCATTCGAATGTTATCCATGCTTCTGTGCTGGATGTTAAACTGCCTCAGAAGTATGATGCTGTTTTCTGTTATAACCTTCTCCATTTGTTTAAGCGGCAGGAACGAAACGTGATTATAGACAAATGCAGCGAGTTTCTTCGGAAGGGCGGATCTGGATTTTTCACCGTATTCTCGGACGAAGACAGCAGCTGCGGAAAAGGAAGCCTGCTTGAGCCGAATACATACGAGTATAAACAAGGGAAGTTTGCTCATTTTTTTAATGAGCTGGACTTAAGCCACCACTTCGCAAACTACACCATCCTGGATACCGGTTCATTCCGAGAACAGCTTCACTATGCTCATGAGCATAGTACCTGGATTGATTTGAGATATGTTAGCTTTCTCAAGGACTAA
- a CDS encoding GNAT family N-acetyltransferase, whose amino-acid sequence MLTSHTYDIRPSELKDASQLMELDMLVWNASTSPAPMQWRSRQQYLQYCPPGNQLIAVQEDRVCGYVGFHPPTGMPVNRHVYEIHIAVHPEFRRSGVATALMEAMKEHALGQGIRKLRLRVLSSNPGAVAFYEQCGFITEGRLVSEFRIEGRDVDDILMAYFIGS is encoded by the coding sequence ATGCTCACCAGTCATACGTATGATATTCGTCCTTCCGAGCTTAAGGATGCGAGCCAGTTAATGGAGCTGGATATGCTGGTTTGGAACGCGTCCACTTCGCCTGCACCGATGCAGTGGCGTTCCAGACAGCAGTATTTACAGTACTGCCCGCCGGGAAACCAATTGATTGCGGTGCAGGAGGATCGGGTGTGCGGATATGTGGGCTTTCATCCCCCCACAGGAATGCCTGTGAACCGCCATGTTTATGAGATTCATATTGCAGTTCACCCCGAGTTCCGCCGCTCCGGCGTGGCGACAGCTTTGATGGAAGCGATGAAAGAGCACGCACTGGGGCAGGGAATACGCAAGCTCAGGCTGCGTGTACTGTCAAGCAATCCGGGAGCGGTCGCCTTCTATGAGCAGTGCGGTTTTATAACGGAGGGCAGACTCGTATCCGAATTTCGAATCGAAGGCAGAGATGTGGATGATATTTTAATGGCCTATTTTATTGGATCATAG
- a CDS encoding SAM-dependent methyltransferase, which produces MSQKKESSITSLILAFARAYHVEHDEPIIFNDFAARKLITPEEFAAIGENMIRGIDFFRPDADQQFRGDPDQILKWITQVQLSPITLARAAYSEQVMLQEAELGAKQLIILGAGMDTFAIRHPEMEDTLDVFEVDLPSAQQLKKERLRQAELVIPRNLHFVPMDFTRDMIQPDGWGSLFGNVKTSFTLLGVSYYLSKEDLFRLIHHAFAALPAGSSIVFDYADEHLFQEKGRYNRVENMVKMAAMGGEPMLSCFTYEDMEHRLEEAGLLIYEHLSPQELQERYFSQRTDDLAAFETIHFIHAVKK; this is translated from the coding sequence ATGAGCCAGAAGAAGGAATCCAGTATAACGTCTCTGATTTTAGCGTTTGCCCGAGCCTACCATGTAGAGCATGATGAACCAATCATCTTTAATGATTTTGCAGCCCGAAAGCTGATCACTCCAGAGGAGTTTGCAGCTATTGGCGAAAATATGATTCGGGGCATCGATTTCTTCCGCCCGGATGCGGACCAACAGTTCAGGGGTGACCCAGATCAAATATTAAAATGGATCACCCAAGTCCAGCTGTCACCGATCACACTGGCTCGCGCTGCCTATAGTGAACAGGTGATGCTCCAGGAAGCTGAGCTGGGCGCGAAGCAGCTGATTATTCTTGGAGCCGGTATGGACACATTTGCGATTAGACACCCGGAAATGGAGGATACGTTGGATGTATTTGAGGTGGATCTTCCGTCTGCACAGCAGTTAAAGAAAGAGCGTTTGAGGCAGGCAGAGCTGGTTATTCCACGCAATCTTCATTTTGTGCCCATGGACTTTACCCGCGATATGATTCAACCCGATGGTTGGGGCAGCCTATTCGGCAATGTGAAAACTTCGTTTACACTGCTTGGTGTTTCGTACTATTTGTCCAAAGAAGATCTCTTCCGTTTAATTCATCACGCTTTTGCAGCTCTTCCGGCTGGAAGTTCAATCGTGTTTGATTATGCAGATGAACATCTCTTCCAGGAGAAGGGCAGGTATAACCGGGTCGAAAATATGGTCAAAATGGCTGCGATGGGGGGCGAACCGATGCTGTCCTGCTTCACGTATGAGGATATGGAGCATCGGTTGGAGGAAGCAGGGCTTCTCATCTATGAGCACCTATCCCCTCAAGAGCTGCAGGAGCGGTATTTCAGTCAGCGGACAGATGATTTGGCTGCGTTCGAGACGATTCATTTTATACATGCAGTAAAAAAGTAA
- a CDS encoding cellobiose phosphorylase translates to MAATMNETIRLNAGEVTFTFFNSGDLVQAVSGNTMLNQLISNPIDGSLNNLYLRVHENGEITSFPLLGVHSNSKVSTSKSHGDRQLIWTGHVQPKNAAEAINYQVVFTLTPQGIWFWDVKITGQQQRVDVVYGQDVGLADPGAVRSNEAYLSQYIDHTVFEDDAKGYVVCSRQNQPQGGAFPYMQQGSLTKSVGYSTDGFQFFGLSYKETNQPESLTRPTLANETYQYEFAYTALQSELLELNGEAQVVFYGLAKASHASAITALEFGDEVAAAWNEVKTLNAEPGEVFEQVKRSSSLGGPLAALDLTQEEINQLYPDRHQEERSGDQLLSFFTNSYEHIVLKAKELLVERPHGHILMSGGNVKLGAQVITTTSYMYGMFNSQLVIGNTNFNKMISNARNALNVPKTAGQRIYVEIDGQYRLLTMPSLFEIGFNYARWIYKMESDTLIVTNYTTTHSTEVRMNVRSTSGKAYRYLVTNQITMNVNEYEYPLHMTQEGSTLTFKADPQSLSAGTYPELEYRMTVEGASVQAGDETLLASGVRSGSASLVTLSLEESAAWTLKVQGVLEDQAAAGTEAAAPSLSFEEEVHAYREFFAGVMNGFRLSRGESQDAEDLFKVNALAWWYTHNMLVHYSVPHGLEQYGGAAWGTRDVCQGPVEYFMATQKYEQVRDIIKMVYTHQYKDDGNWPQWFMFDKYFAIQQEESHGDIIVWPLKVLADYLTATRDYAILEEKVPYTVKHSFGFTEETATVLDHAKKEIEYIRAHFLHDTFLSSYGDGDWDDTLQPANAQLKQYMVSSWTVALTYQSVNVLSQALKSTDGAFAQELAQLAEGIREDFNRYMLGTDVIPGFVYMEEADQAKLMLHPTDTETGIQYRLLPMTRSMIGELLNAEQAEAHYALIREQFLCPDGVRLMNRPAQYAGGVSTHFKRAEQASNFGREIGLQYVHAHIRYVEAMAKLGKTDQVWNGLAMINPVGISEVVPNAEIRQANAYFSSSDGKFNTRYEAQEHFDQLRKGTVQVKGGWRIYSSGPGIYMNQLISNALGIRQEGGNLVIDPVLPAELDGMQFEFEYAGKPVTFIYHLTEGTVSRVAVNGSDIQGERTANRYRQGGVCITLDAFKQASSTAERTIVDIYM, encoded by the coding sequence ATGGCAGCAACGATGAATGAAACGATTCGGCTGAACGCCGGAGAAGTCACATTTACTTTTTTCAACAGTGGGGATCTGGTTCAGGCTGTTTCCGGCAATACGATGCTGAATCAATTGATCAGCAACCCGATAGATGGGTCTTTGAATAATCTATACCTGCGCGTACATGAGAATGGCGAGATTACTTCCTTCCCGCTGCTCGGCGTACACTCCAACAGCAAGGTATCCACAAGCAAATCGCATGGAGACCGTCAGCTGATCTGGACAGGCCATGTGCAGCCGAAGAACGCTGCGGAAGCGATCAACTATCAGGTCGTATTTACGCTTACGCCGCAAGGCATCTGGTTCTGGGATGTGAAGATTACCGGACAACAGCAGCGTGTTGATGTGGTCTATGGACAAGATGTAGGATTGGCTGATCCGGGTGCGGTACGCAGCAATGAAGCATATCTGTCCCAGTATATTGACCATACCGTGTTTGAGGATGATGCTAAGGGGTATGTGGTATGCTCACGTCAAAACCAGCCGCAGGGAGGAGCTTTCCCCTACATGCAGCAGGGTTCCCTGACCAAATCGGTCGGTTACTCCACGGACGGCTTCCAGTTCTTTGGGCTGTCTTATAAAGAAACCAATCAGCCTGAAAGTCTGACCCGCCCAACACTGGCAAACGAAACGTACCAGTACGAGTTTGCTTATACTGCACTGCAATCCGAGCTGCTGGAACTAAATGGTGAGGCGCAGGTTGTATTCTATGGATTGGCGAAGGCTAGCCATGCATCGGCTATTACCGCACTGGAGTTCGGGGATGAAGTTGCAGCGGCATGGAATGAAGTGAAGACTCTGAATGCAGAACCGGGTGAAGTATTCGAACAGGTGAAGCGTTCCTCATCTCTGGGTGGGCCGCTGGCCGCACTCGATCTGACGCAGGAAGAGATTAACCAGCTGTATCCCGACCGTCACCAGGAAGAACGCAGCGGGGATCAGCTCCTGTCCTTCTTCACGAATTCTTATGAGCATATCGTATTGAAAGCCAAAGAACTGCTGGTGGAGCGTCCACACGGACATATTCTGATGAGCGGCGGCAATGTCAAACTGGGCGCGCAGGTTATTACTACGACATCGTATATGTACGGAATGTTTAACTCGCAGCTTGTTATCGGCAACACTAATTTTAACAAAATGATCAGTAATGCCCGCAATGCTTTGAACGTACCAAAAACGGCTGGACAACGCATCTATGTAGAGATCGACGGGCAATATCGTCTGCTGACGATGCCTTCCCTGTTCGAGATTGGGTTTAACTATGCGCGCTGGATTTATAAAATGGAGTCCGATACACTCATCGTAACGAATTATACAACGACGCATTCTACGGAAGTACGCATGAATGTACGTTCTACAAGTGGAAAAGCCTATCGTTACCTGGTAACGAACCAGATTACGATGAATGTGAATGAGTACGAGTACCCGCTGCACATGACACAGGAAGGCAGCACGCTGACTTTCAAAGCTGACCCGCAATCTTTGAGTGCTGGAACATATCCAGAGCTGGAGTACCGCATGACGGTTGAAGGTGCTTCTGTACAAGCTGGGGACGAAACGCTGCTCGCCAGCGGTGTTCGCAGCGGCTCGGCCTCCCTTGTAACCCTTAGCTTGGAAGAAAGTGCGGCATGGACGCTGAAGGTTCAGGGTGTCCTGGAAGATCAGGCTGCTGCAGGTACTGAAGCTGCGGCTCCGAGCCTTTCTTTTGAAGAAGAAGTGCATGCGTATCGTGAGTTCTTTGCAGGGGTTATGAACGGGTTCCGTTTGTCCCGCGGCGAGAGCCAGGATGCGGAAGACTTGTTCAAAGTCAACGCGCTTGCTTGGTGGTATACGCACAACATGCTGGTGCATTACTCTGTACCTCACGGTCTGGAGCAGTACGGCGGCGCTGCATGGGGTACCCGTGATGTGTGTCAGGGTCCGGTGGAATACTTCATGGCGACTCAAAAATATGAGCAGGTTCGCGATATCATCAAAATGGTGTATACGCACCAATACAAGGATGACGGCAACTGGCCGCAGTGGTTTATGTTCGATAAATACTTTGCGATTCAGCAGGAAGAGAGCCATGGCGATATCATCGTATGGCCGCTGAAAGTACTGGCAGACTACCTGACTGCAACTCGCGACTATGCGATTCTGGAAGAGAAAGTGCCTTACACGGTTAAGCATAGCTTTGGATTCACAGAAGAGACAGCAACGGTACTGGATCATGCGAAAAAAGAGATCGAGTACATCCGTGCACACTTCCTGCACGATACGTTCCTGTCCTCCTATGGAGATGGAGACTGGGATGATACCCTTCAGCCAGCCAATGCACAGCTCAAGCAGTACATGGTGAGCAGCTGGACCGTAGCTTTGACGTATCAGTCCGTGAACGTGCTGTCACAGGCATTGAAATCCACGGATGGAGCTTTTGCACAGGAGCTTGCCCAACTCGCAGAGGGTATCCGCGAAGACTTCAATCGTTACATGCTGGGCACAGATGTGATTCCGGGCTTTGTGTACATGGAAGAGGCGGATCAGGCGAAGCTGATGCTGCATCCGACAGACACGGAGACAGGCATTCAATACCGCCTGCTGCCGATGACACGAAGCATGATCGGAGAACTGCTGAACGCAGAACAGGCCGAAGCACACTATGCACTCATTCGTGAGCAGTTCCTGTGCCCGGATGGCGTGCGTCTAATGAACCGTCCTGCACAATATGCGGGGGGTGTGAGCACTCACTTCAAACGTGCAGAGCAGGCATCCAACTTCGGACGGGAGATCGGTTTGCAGTATGTGCACGCCCACATTCGCTACGTGGAAGCGATGGCGAAGCTCGGTAAAACGGATCAAGTCTGGAATGGTCTGGCGATGATTAACCCGGTAGGAATCAGCGAGGTTGTGCCTAACGCAGAGATTCGCCAAGCGAATGCGTACTTCAGCAGTTCGGACGGCAAGTTCAACACCCGCTACGAAGCACAGGAACATTTTGACCAGCTCCGTAAAGGTACAGTACAGGTGAAAGGCGGATGGAGAATCTACTCCAGCGGCCCTGGAATCTACATGAACCAGCTGATCTCGAATGCACTGGGTATTCGTCAGGAAGGCGGCAATCTGGTCATCGACCCGGTACTGCCAGCTGAGCTGGACGGCATGCAGTTTGAATTCGAATATGCAGGCAAGCCGGTGACATTTATCTACCACCTGACTGAGGGGACTGTCAGCCGTGTAGCGGTGAACGGCAGCGATATTCAAGGCGAGCGCACAGCGAACCGTTATCGTCAAGGCGGGGTATGCATCACGCTGGATGCGTTCAAACAGGCAAGCAGCACCGCAGAGCGCACGATTGTTGATATTTATATGTAA
- a CDS encoding ABC transporter substrate-binding protein, producing the protein MYAFRNKFSGLLLMLAMLMILAACGSGAGTEVTSGTSEANTDPSSGSVPSDAKRIYKSLSGDVEIPAEPQRIVTDMYVSNLLVLGIKPVGAVQHYLENPFYSDQVAGIESIGDRNAVSMEKVAALNPDLIITYSNQAQEIENYQKIAPTVVIPYGTFTNVPDEIRGFGELMNKSEEAEAWLKTYDERIQAARTKVKAVIRPEETFSILEVSDKSYYGYGDNFGRGGQAVYRALELAPLERTRKELMGDTQWKEISREIVGDYAGDHIFLTVGENNKNVQGDSVWRSLPAVKNNQVYELQEDRYWYFDPIAIQGQAEELADMIVERAAQNRK; encoded by the coding sequence ATGTATGCTTTTAGAAACAAATTCTCTGGCTTGCTGCTTATGCTTGCCATGCTTATGATCCTGGCCGCTTGCGGTAGCGGAGCGGGAACAGAAGTCACATCTGGAACTTCCGAAGCCAACACAGATCCGTCATCCGGTTCGGTTCCTTCGGATGCTAAACGAATCTACAAGTCCTTAAGCGGGGATGTTGAAATTCCGGCTGAACCCCAACGTATTGTTACAGATATGTACGTAAGTAATCTGCTTGTACTGGGTATCAAGCCCGTTGGTGCTGTACAACATTACCTCGAGAACCCGTTCTATTCGGACCAGGTAGCAGGCATAGAAAGTATTGGTGATCGGAATGCTGTATCCATGGAAAAGGTTGCTGCCTTGAATCCGGATCTGATTATTACCTACTCTAACCAAGCTCAGGAGATTGAGAATTATCAAAAAATTGCACCTACCGTAGTTATTCCTTACGGTACATTTACAAACGTACCAGATGAGATCCGTGGCTTCGGAGAGCTCATGAACAAATCCGAAGAAGCCGAAGCTTGGCTGAAGACATACGACGAACGGATACAAGCCGCTCGCACCAAGGTGAAGGCGGTCATCCGTCCAGAGGAAACCTTCTCGATCCTTGAAGTATCGGACAAGAGTTATTATGGATACGGAGACAACTTTGGTCGAGGAGGACAAGCAGTTTACCGTGCTTTGGAACTTGCCCCGCTAGAACGTACCAGAAAAGAGCTGATGGGCGATACCCAATGGAAAGAGATTTCACGTGAGATTGTTGGTGATTATGCAGGTGATCATATTTTCCTGACCGTTGGTGAGAACAATAAAAATGTTCAGGGTGATTCCGTCTGGAGGTCCCTTCCCGCAGTAAAAAACAATCAGGTGTATGAATTGCAGGAGGATCGGTATTGGTACTTTGACCCGATTGCAATTCAGGGTCAGGCTGAAGAATTGGCAGATATGATCGTAGAGCGTGCTGCCCAGAATCGCAAATAA
- a CDS encoding methyltransferase domain-containing protein: protein MNIKEAASRLGISARAVRFYEEKGLVQPAKQTGNGYRTYSENDIWRLQTIAALREIGMSLQDIHHALAEIDQGNQQGLEEYLELQQAVMYAQWVELKRMMDTTQRMIELNRQGGPLKVSHLHNLAGSARRLREARQNWHDRWNYDRQAAIHDQRVQTAWTKADKPFNLYHNYDEALEQAVQWTSPAIGEYGLDIGTGTGNLAGRMLDKGAVMTGIDQSREMLRTCRRKYPQMHVKLGNFLALPFADQSFDFVVSSFAFHHLSPDQQQLALEEMQRVLKTTPMGRICLTDLMFTNHEHRDTYVKLAETAGNAEQLQALRERHFPLLDELCVWLTQQGCQIKHMRHNELLHTLLAVPVR, encoded by the coding sequence TTGAATATCAAAGAGGCCGCGTCCCGGCTCGGAATATCGGCAAGAGCTGTTCGCTTTTATGAAGAAAAAGGGTTGGTCCAGCCTGCCAAACAGACGGGTAACGGCTACCGTACCTATTCGGAAAATGATATTTGGCGACTGCAGACCATTGCAGCGCTGCGCGAGATCGGCATGTCCCTGCAGGATATTCATCATGCACTTGCCGAGATTGATCAGGGAAACCAGCAGGGACTGGAGGAATATCTCGAGCTGCAGCAGGCAGTTATGTATGCTCAGTGGGTAGAGTTGAAACGCATGATGGATACGACCCAGCGTATGATTGAACTGAATCGTCAGGGTGGACCGCTGAAGGTCAGCCATCTGCATAATCTGGCAGGCAGTGCGCGCCGTCTGCGAGAAGCACGGCAGAACTGGCATGATCGCTGGAATTATGATAGACAAGCAGCCATCCATGATCAGCGGGTGCAGACAGCGTGGACAAAAGCGGACAAGCCTTTCAACCTATATCATAATTATGATGAAGCCCTGGAACAGGCCGTCCAATGGACCTCTCCTGCAATTGGGGAATACGGATTAGATATAGGAACCGGGACGGGCAATCTGGCCGGGAGAATGCTGGATAAGGGTGCAGTCATGACCGGAATCGATCAGTCACGGGAGATGCTGCGCACGTGCCGCAGGAAATATCCACAGATGCACGTAAAGCTTGGTAACTTCCTGGCACTTCCGTTTGCCGATCAATCTTTTGATTTTGTCGTTTCCAGCTTTGCCTTCCATCATCTGAGTCCAGATCAGCAGCAGCTGGCATTGGAAGAAATGCAGCGCGTTCTCAAGACCACGCCCATGGGCAGAATTTGTCTTACCGATCTGATGTTTACGAATCATGAGCACCGTGATACCTATGTAAAGCTTGCCGAAACCGCCGGGAATGCGGAACAGCTGCAGGCTCTGCGCGAGCGTCATTTCCCATTGCTGGACGAACTGTGCGTCTGGTTGACTCAACAAGGCTGCCAGATCAAGCATATGCGGCATAATGAGCTGCTGCACACACTGCTTGCAGTTCCAGTGCGTTAA